One stretch of Planococcus sp. PAMC 21323 DNA includes these proteins:
- a CDS encoding winged helix-turn-helix transcriptional regulator, producing MEIHYKDKVYFSGKDLALSAIGGRWKIAVIWCLLHDSPLRLSEIQKKLPQANQRMLIRQLRELEEDKIVTRYVYPVVPPKVEYELSEIGLQLEPVVTSICDWGDEFSVFVEKEANKAPGE from the coding sequence TTGGAAATTCATTATAAAGATAAAGTTTATTTTTCTGGGAAGGATTTGGCCTTGTCAGCAATTGGCGGTCGTTGGAAAATAGCAGTCATTTGGTGTTTATTACACGACTCACCATTAAGATTAAGTGAAATACAAAAAAAACTTCCACAAGCCAATCAGCGTATGTTGATTAGACAATTAAGAGAACTAGAAGAAGATAAAATCGTGACAAGGTATGTTTATCCCGTTGTCCCCCCTAAAGTTGAGTACGAATTAAGCGAAATTGGTCTTCAATTAGAACCCGTCGTCACTTCCATTTGTGACTGGGGCGATGAATTTAGTGTCTTCGTGGAAAAAGAGGCTAATAAAGCACCTGGTGAATAA
- a CDS encoding GNAT family N-acetyltransferase: protein MPFVQTERLSLVTFTVEMMQAAIINKSELSSVSSYQVADEYPSELYKEIIPYKLKRYSVYPDEVEWEGIIIHKLDQTIIGDMGFRKTSEEKSQLELGYSIVPSYQGFGYATEMAQAMVKWGLKQKGITSIVASCDSSNIASMRVLQKAGLIEIKEKHDKKYWSIEK, encoded by the coding sequence ATGCCGTTTGTTCAGACAGAACGATTATCTTTAGTAACATTTACTGTAGAAATGATGCAAGCTGCGATAATAAATAAGTCAGAGCTTTCTAGTGTAAGCTCTTATCAAGTGGCTGATGAATATCCATCTGAACTATACAAAGAAATTATTCCATACAAACTTAAAAGATATAGCGTATATCCAGATGAAGTCGAATGGGAAGGAATTATTATACATAAGTTAGATCAAACAATAATAGGTGATATGGGATTTAGAAAAACAAGCGAAGAAAAAAGTCAGTTGGAATTAGGATATAGCATTGTTCCAAGCTATCAAGGGTTTGGTTATGCAACTGAAATGGCACAAGCGATGGTAAAATGGGGATTAAAACAAAAAGGGATAACAAGTATTGTGGCAAGCTGTGATAGTAGCAATATTGCTTCTATGCGAGTATTGCAAAAGGCTGGATTAATAGAAATAAAAGAAAAGCACGATAAAAAATATTGGTCAATCGAAAAGTGA
- a CDS encoding YhgE/Pip domain-containing protein, which produces MLKKEWKQLFSKPLLLGTMIVMMFIPIIYSGFFLGSSWDPYGKTDRLPVAVVNEDVPAEYEEETLSIGDELVGNLKENDSLDWYFTNAKDAEKGMDDGKYFMVLTIPQDFSANAASVMTDQPKRMNLQYETNPGRGFFIESVSKQATTSIKEEIAESVTKEYVKAVFTQIETIGEGMEEAADGAEKIDSGTVQLQEGNAELIAGLGTLSEGSLSFQEGAEKLEVGVSQFAVGATELNEGANHLNKGIISYTAGVGELQTGINGLAEGTAELTDKGPQLVQGSQKLTQGLSSLVPGAERLNQGLSETQNGSAQLTNGLKELQEQTSQLTSSSSGIQQLVSGQEALGDGLSELSSGSLALQEGLESLKGQLPSADQIASLQQGLTAIQESTNQLNNVVSVGSTEGISNTQANLAAAQQAVSELQGTSSQAAIAALEATPTFTSLTAEQQAELTTAISGSLENQAAAQQNTIDKLKESLAAISTNINEQLVPTFQSLGALPEKVAELNNAIVRVNPAASTALGGYSSIQNALSTQLIPGAKTLHNGTVQAVGANEQLQAGINKTAENLPQLASAVDRLAQGSSSLTEGVSSLASGSKGLVEGANSLQQGSEELEKGAAAYTAGVSKAAQGADQLQQGTAELAANSGKLSSGSADLATGTERLTEGVHALSGGAGELAGGAADIHSGASKLEEGSGELGNGIGELEEGAAELADKLSEGADDIGDALVSDENFEMIAAPATATESKKSEVPNYGHALAPYILSLSLFVGALSFNLVFPINAPAGRPTSGFAWWLSKFSLGFIQATSAALIVDAIMLFGFNLQVEHVGQFILVSIVTSLTYMFLIMFLSITFGNPGRFAAMILLVLQLGSSGGMFPVELTNKFFQSVHDFVPMSYAILGFREAMSSAYGTDTLMMSLSILGAFILVFNILLWGVLSLRSRKAFKLAEET; this is translated from the coding sequence ATGTTGAAAAAAGAATGGAAACAATTATTTTCAAAACCATTATTACTAGGAACGATGATTGTAATGATGTTTATACCGATTATTTATAGTGGATTTTTCTTAGGTTCTTCATGGGATCCTTATGGAAAGACAGATAGATTACCGGTAGCGGTAGTAAATGAAGACGTACCAGCAGAATATGAAGAGGAAACCTTATCTATAGGTGATGAACTAGTTGGAAACTTAAAAGAAAACGACTCTCTTGATTGGTATTTTACAAATGCTAAAGATGCTGAAAAAGGTATGGACGATGGAAAGTATTTTATGGTATTAACCATTCCTCAAGACTTTTCAGCAAACGCTGCATCGGTGATGACCGACCAACCTAAACGGATGAATTTACAATATGAAACCAATCCTGGACGTGGTTTTTTTATTGAATCAGTAAGTAAACAAGCAACGACAAGTATAAAAGAAGAAATTGCTGAAAGCGTAACAAAAGAATACGTAAAAGCAGTATTCACACAAATTGAAACAATTGGTGAAGGAATGGAAGAGGCAGCTGATGGAGCTGAGAAAATCGATTCCGGAACTGTACAATTGCAAGAGGGAAATGCCGAATTGATTGCAGGACTGGGGACTCTTTCGGAAGGTAGTTTGAGCTTTCAAGAAGGCGCTGAGAAATTAGAAGTTGGCGTGAGCCAGTTTGCAGTGGGAGCAACAGAATTAAATGAAGGAGCTAACCATTTAAACAAAGGAATCATATCGTATACAGCAGGTGTAGGCGAACTGCAAACCGGAATAAATGGTCTAGCTGAAGGAACTGCAGAGCTAACAGATAAAGGTCCACAACTTGTCCAAGGCTCTCAAAAACTGACACAAGGTCTTAGCTCACTTGTTCCTGGAGCTGAAAGATTAAATCAAGGGCTTTCGGAAACTCAAAATGGCAGTGCTCAGTTAACAAATGGGTTGAAAGAGTTACAAGAACAGACAAGTCAGTTGACAAGTAGCTCTAGTGGCATACAGCAATTGGTATCTGGTCAAGAAGCATTAGGGGATGGACTTTCTGAACTCTCTTCGGGTAGTTTAGCACTTCAAGAAGGACTTGAATCGTTAAAAGGTCAACTTCCTTCAGCAGATCAAATCGCTAGTTTACAGCAAGGACTTACAGCGATTCAAGAAAGTACAAACCAATTAAATAATGTTGTTTCTGTTGGTAGTACAGAAGGTATTTCGAACACTCAAGCCAATTTGGCGGCCGCACAACAGGCAGTTAGTGAGCTTCAAGGAACATCTTCTCAAGCTGCTATTGCGGCTCTAGAAGCAACCCCCACTTTTACTAGCTTAACGGCTGAACAGCAAGCTGAATTAACTACTGCGATAAGTGGGAGCTTAGAAAATCAAGCAGCAGCTCAACAAAATACAATCGATAAGCTGAAAGAGAGTCTGGCAGCAATTTCGACGAATATCAATGAGCAACTAGTTCCAACGTTTCAGTCTCTCGGGGCTTTACCAGAGAAAGTGGCTGAGCTAAATAACGCGATAGTCAGAGTGAACCCAGCAGCATCAACAGCGCTTGGCGGTTATTCAAGCATTCAAAATGCTCTTTCTACACAACTCATCCCAGGAGCAAAAACCTTGCATAATGGAACGGTTCAGGCAGTAGGAGCAAACGAACAACTTCAAGCTGGTATAAATAAAACGGCAGAAAATTTACCGCAACTCGCTTCAGCGGTTGATCGCTTAGCACAAGGGAGTTCTTCGTTGACTGAAGGTGTATCTTCACTTGCTTCTGGTTCAAAAGGGCTAGTAGAAGGTGCAAATTCATTGCAACAAGGATCTGAGGAGCTTGAAAAAGGAGCAGCTGCGTACACAGCTGGAGTATCTAAAGCGGCACAAGGAGCAGATCAACTTCAACAAGGCACAGCTGAACTTGCTGCCAACTCTGGGAAATTAAGTTCCGGCTCTGCTGACTTGGCAACTGGTACGGAACGTCTAACAGAAGGCGTTCATGCATTGTCGGGCGGTGCAGGTGAACTCGCAGGTGGAGCAGCTGACATACACAGTGGTGCAAGCAAACTTGAAGAAGGTTCAGGCGAATTGGGCAATGGTATTGGAGAGCTCGAAGAAGGTGCTGCTGAACTAGCAGACAAACTCTCAGAAGGAGCAGATGACATAGGAGATGCTCTTGTATCGGATGAGAATTTCGAGATGATTGCCGCACCTGCAACCGCAACCGAAAGCAAAAAGAGTGAAGTGCCAAACTATGGTCATGCGTTAGCACCTTATATTTTGTCATTATCACTTTTCGTTGGGGCTTTATCATTTAACTTAGTATTTCCAATAAACGCTCCAGCAGGACGCCCGACTTCAGGGTTTGCTTGGTGGCTCAGCAAATTTTCTCTTGGGTTTATCCAGGCAACCTCTGCCGCATTAATTGTGGATGCGATTATGTTGTTTGGCTTTAATCTTCAAGTCGAACATGTAGGTCAGTTTATCCTAGTTTCTATTGTGACTTCACTTACCTATATGTTCTTGATTATGTTTTTAAGTATCACTTTTGGAAACCCAGGCCGCTTTGCCGCTATGATTCTCCTCGTTCTTCAATTAGGTTCGAGTGGTGGGATGTTCCCGGTTGAATTGACAAACAAATTCTTCCAAAGTGTTCATGATTTTGTTCCGATGAGCTACGCAATTTTAGGTTTTCGAGAAGCCATGTCTTCGGCATATGGAACTGACACATTGATGATGAGTCTTTCCATATTAGGAGCTTTCATTTTAGTATTCAATATACTATTGTGGGGAGTCTTAAGTTTGAGAAGCCGAAAAGCATTTAAATTAGCAGAAGAAACGTAA
- a CDS encoding Rrf2 family transcriptional regulator yields the protein MQLTKGVEQAICIIVLLATQESSAPLASDEISKRLGVSPSYMKKITRKLVVKGIAVSVSGNNGGVSLAKPATDITMLDVIEAMEGPIKLYPDTGLIRHAFKDGVLAQKGQEILQNVFERGDRLLIEYLSKVTAADLLKEGLGMSNLPSLNWNQETLSDVLNKEQDDQK from the coding sequence ATGCAGTTAACTAAAGGTGTAGAACAAGCAATCTGCATAATCGTGTTATTAGCAACACAAGAAAGCAGTGCACCCCTTGCTTCAGATGAAATTAGTAAAAGGCTAGGGGTATCGCCTTCTTATATGAAGAAAATTACAAGAAAGCTGGTTGTAAAAGGAATTGCCGTGTCGGTATCAGGAAATAACGGGGGCGTTTCTTTAGCAAAACCAGCGACGGATATTACTATGCTCGACGTGATTGAGGCGATGGAAGGTCCAATCAAGCTTTATCCGGATACCGGGTTGATTCGACATGCTTTTAAAGATGGTGTATTAGCACAAAAAGGACAAGAAATTCTTCAAAATGTTTTTGAACGAGGAGATCGCTTGTTAATCGAGTACCTTTCTAAAGTAACGGCGGCAGATCTTTTAAAGGAAGGGCTTGGAATGTCGAACTTGCCATCATTAAACTGGAACCAAGAAACCTTGAGCGATGTATTGAACAAAGAACAGGATGATCAGAAGTGA
- a CDS encoding glycine betaine ABC transporter substrate-binding protein, producing MYKKLLGTSIIVAVTISGCNSAEEEKDPLVIGGKPWTEQYILPYILGEYIEANSDYTVKYEDGLGEVAILTPALEKGDIDMYVEYTGTGFKDVLKLQAEPGQTSEEVLQAVREGYEQELGATWLEPLGFENGYTLAYSKESGIDATSYSELAELTRSQDISFGGPHSFYERAGDGYEDLKKAYDFNFSATESFDPSIMYEAVKNGDVNVIPAFTTDSRIDLFELITTKDDLNFFPKYDAVPVVRLETLEEYPDLKDVLNKLGGQISAEEMLVMNAKVDIDKLKPDDVAREFLIQKELIKE from the coding sequence ATGTACAAAAAGTTGTTGGGGACGTCCATAATCGTTGCGGTCACCATTTCGGGATGCAATTCGGCAGAAGAAGAAAAGGATCCACTGGTTATTGGAGGAAAGCCTTGGACTGAGCAATATATTTTGCCTTATATTTTGGGTGAATACATAGAGGCTAATTCAGACTATACGGTTAAATATGAAGACGGCTTAGGAGAAGTGGCAATTCTTACACCAGCTTTAGAAAAAGGCGATATAGATATGTACGTTGAATATACTGGAACAGGATTTAAAGACGTGCTGAAACTACAGGCAGAACCAGGACAAACATCTGAAGAAGTGCTTCAAGCGGTTCGAGAAGGCTATGAACAAGAACTGGGTGCAACATGGTTAGAACCATTAGGATTTGAGAACGGTTATACGCTAGCTTATTCTAAAGAAAGTGGCATTGATGCGACAAGTTATTCTGAACTGGCAGAACTCACTCGTTCTCAAGATATCTCTTTTGGGGGACCTCATTCTTTTTATGAACGAGCGGGAGATGGCTACGAGGATTTGAAAAAAGCTTATGACTTTAATTTTTCTGCTACGGAAAGTTTTGATCCTTCGATTATGTACGAAGCAGTAAAAAATGGGGATGTAAACGTTATACCGGCCTTTACAACAGATAGTCGAATCGATTTGTTTGAATTAATAACAACAAAAGACGATTTGAATTTCTTTCCGAAATACGATGCTGTTCCGGTAGTTCGATTGGAAACATTAGAAGAGTACCCGGACTTGAAAGATGTTTTAAATAAGCTTGGTGGTCAAATTAGTGCTGAGGAAATGTTGGTGATGAATGCGAAAGTGGATATCGATAAACTCAAGCCAGACGATGTAGCCCGTGAGTTTCTTATCCAAAAAGAACTCATTAAAGAATAG
- a CDS encoding Crp/Fnr family transcriptional regulator codes for MDKLTLLSQINLFDELPMKDIKIIDKNSTMTPVKKGTQILIPEQPLDVLFFLKKGQVRLYRMTSQGKQFTTDILIDGNVFGETESFMLTDKETYAEAMTNCYLCTMNKAKFEAFIKATPEVSFKLIQILSNQLKETHDISEKIALGDIRFRTLFLLLKMSEKSGKREKEWQTIHIRITHEDIATMVGSSRETISLLMSKLKKEGLLKKNLLGYSIKADEIKKIIMD; via the coding sequence ATGGATAAATTGACGCTCCTTTCGCAAATAAACCTATTTGATGAACTGCCGATGAAAGATATTAAAATAATTGATAAAAACAGCACAATGACACCTGTGAAAAAAGGTACGCAAATTTTAATACCTGAACAGCCGCTAGATGTATTGTTTTTTCTAAAAAAAGGGCAGGTTCGTTTGTATCGAATGACTTCACAAGGAAAACAATTCACTACTGATATCTTAATCGATGGCAATGTCTTTGGTGAAACGGAATCTTTTATGCTGACAGATAAAGAAACGTACGCCGAAGCTATGACTAACTGCTATTTGTGCACGATGAACAAAGCTAAGTTTGAAGCCTTTATAAAAGCTACTCCCGAAGTATCGTTTAAGCTCATCCAAATTTTATCGAATCAATTAAAAGAAACACATGATATAAGTGAAAAAATAGCATTGGGAGATATTCGATTTCGCACACTTTTTCTATTATTAAAAATGAGTGAAAAAAGTGGTAAACGCGAAAAGGAATGGCAAACTATTCATATCAGAATTACGCATGAAGATATTGCCACAATGGTCGGGTCTTCAAGGGAAACCATTTCTCTATTAATGAGTAAATTAAAAAAAGAGGGTTTGCTTAAGAAAAACCTTTTAGGATACTCGATAAAAGCAGATGAAATTAAAAAGATCATTATGGACTAG
- a CDS encoding Crp/Fnr family transcriptional regulator: MLENLSETPIFTGIPESDLNDIFPLLKERQFKKNHMLMFENDESEDIYIIRSGKLKIFRLHEDKEIVLSFALPGEILGEVEALSLVNYRISSIEALESVAAWQIRKKDFLELVEKYPTILRNAYMILVERTRILNRLIRYLSLYDVRTKVANLLIDFYFNFGEQTKDSYKVDVKINQSLLATMLGITRESMSKTLNEFQEEKLIEIREKNIYILDMKKLESICQQAEEIQMLRKWNSL, translated from the coding sequence ATGCTTGAAAACCTATCAGAAACCCCCATCTTCACAGGAATTCCAGAGAGTGATTTAAATGATATTTTTCCTTTATTAAAAGAACGTCAATTCAAGAAAAATCATATGCTGATGTTTGAAAATGATGAAAGTGAAGATATATACATTATCCGATCAGGCAAACTGAAAATTTTCCGATTGCATGAAGACAAAGAAATCGTTCTTAGCTTTGCACTACCAGGCGAAATCCTTGGAGAAGTTGAAGCTTTATCACTCGTTAATTATCGAATTTCTTCAATAGAAGCTTTGGAAAGTGTAGCTGCTTGGCAAATCCGAAAAAAAGATTTTTTAGAACTTGTTGAAAAATATCCAACGATATTGAGAAACGCTTATATGATTCTCGTCGAACGCACGCGCATTTTAAATCGTCTTATCCGATATTTGAGTTTGTATGATGTTCGAACAAAGGTAGCAAATTTACTTATCGATTTTTATTTTAATTTCGGTGAGCAAACAAAAGATAGTTACAAAGTAGATGTGAAAATCAATCAATCGTTGCTCGCAACGATGCTTGGCATTACACGAGAATCTATGTCAAAAACTTTAAACGAATTTCAAGAGGAGAAATTAATTGAGATCCGCGAAAAGAATATTTATATTTTAGATATGAAAAAGTTAGAGTCTATTTGCCAGCAAGCAGAAGAAATTCAAATGCTTCGCAAATGGAATAGCTTATAA
- the deoD gene encoding purine-nucleoside phosphorylase gives MSFHLEAKAGEIAESVLLPGDPLRAKYIAENFLENVVCHNTVRNMLGYTGTYKGNRVSVQGTGMGMPSASIYIHELINDYHVKNLVRIGTCGAIQQHVNIRDIIIAQAAATDSALIRKNFPGVDFPQIGNFDLIKNAYDIGTAKGLHLHVGNVFSSDSFYTEDQEEMKKLSKHGVLAVEMETAALYYLSTKFGVNGLSLLTVSDHILTGEQTTSEERQTTFNDMVEVALETVEK, from the coding sequence ATGAGTTTTCATCTTGAAGCAAAAGCAGGAGAAATTGCTGAATCTGTGTTATTACCAGGAGATCCTTTACGTGCAAAATACATTGCCGAAAATTTCCTTGAAAATGTCGTTTGCCACAACACTGTTCGTAATATGCTGGGTTATACAGGAACATATAAAGGAAACCGCGTTTCCGTTCAAGGTACCGGAATGGGTATGCCTTCTGCATCAATTTATATTCACGAGTTAATCAACGATTATCACGTTAAAAATCTAGTGCGTATCGGCACATGCGGGGCTATCCAACAGCATGTAAACATCCGTGATATCATTATTGCACAAGCAGCAGCAACTGATTCAGCACTCATTAGAAAAAACTTTCCTGGCGTTGATTTCCCCCAAATTGGAAACTTTGACTTAATAAAGAATGCGTATGACATTGGAACAGCAAAAGGACTGCACCTTCATGTAGGTAATGTATTTTCTTCTGATAGTTTCTACACAGAAGACCAAGAAGAAATGAAGAAATTAAGCAAGCACGGTGTATTAGCTGTTGAAATGGAAACGGCTGCACTTTATTATTTGTCCACTAAATTTGGTGTGAATGGTTTGTCTTTGTTGACGGTTAGCGATCATATCCTAACTGGTGAACAAACCACATCTGAAGAACGACAAACGACTTTCAATGATATGGTAGAAGTAGCATTAGAAACAGTCGAAAAATAA
- the guaD gene encoding guanine deaminase produces MIKVIKGTAFSSLTKQDVEILENHLFCINDEGFIARRISPNEADYETVIRQAQKNANFLELTQGQYLLPGFVDLHIHAPQWAQTGTALDLPLYEWLNTYTFPLEAKFSDISFAKKTYSHLVDTLLANGTTTALYFATIHEEASYLLAEICAKKGQRGLVGKVVMDEPSQNPEFYRDQSLDEALAGTERFIKRVQLLNNTTKQGVYPVVTPRFVPSCTTEALSGLGKIAAQYDVHITSHCSESDWAHDHVKERFGINDAQVLDGFGLLTEKAIMAHSNFLSDDDAETYLRQGTAIAHCPISNAYFANSVIPIKHFSEMGVEIALGTDLSAGYDPSIYSAIRQAVISSRMLEDGVDTSKQASERGRANSRITVNEAFYFATAGGGESISLPVGRLAETYAFDAQIIDTQITDASMPIFDGFNSLEDIFQKILYMTQRHNIVAVFVQGEQLK; encoded by the coding sequence ATGATAAAAGTAATCAAAGGGACAGCTTTTTCGAGTCTAACCAAACAAGATGTTGAGATATTAGAAAATCATCTTTTCTGTATTAATGATGAAGGCTTTATTGCTCGACGTATTTCTCCAAATGAAGCTGATTACGAGACCGTTATCCGGCAAGCTCAAAAGAACGCAAACTTTCTTGAACTTACGCAAGGTCAATACTTACTTCCTGGATTTGTCGATCTTCATATTCATGCACCTCAATGGGCGCAAACTGGTACCGCACTTGATTTACCGCTCTATGAATGGCTTAATACGTATACATTTCCACTAGAAGCAAAGTTCTCGGATATTAGTTTTGCAAAAAAGACATACAGTCACCTAGTCGATACCCTGCTAGCAAATGGTACGACTACCGCTTTATATTTTGCGACGATTCACGAAGAAGCGAGTTATTTACTCGCTGAAATTTGTGCTAAAAAAGGGCAACGCGGTCTTGTTGGTAAAGTTGTGATGGACGAACCTTCTCAAAATCCAGAATTTTACCGAGATCAGAGTTTAGATGAGGCGTTAGCCGGAACAGAGCGGTTTATTAAACGTGTACAACTATTAAATAACACAACCAAACAAGGTGTATATCCAGTTGTAACACCGCGATTTGTACCGAGTTGTACAACTGAAGCATTATCGGGCTTAGGTAAAATTGCGGCACAGTATGACGTACATATTACCTCTCATTGCAGCGAAAGTGATTGGGCACATGACCACGTAAAAGAACGTTTCGGTATAAACGATGCGCAAGTATTGGATGGTTTTGGTTTATTGACTGAAAAAGCGATCATGGCGCACTCTAATTTTCTAAGCGATGATGATGCCGAAACCTATCTTCGACAAGGCACTGCCATAGCTCACTGCCCTATTTCCAACGCTTATTTTGCAAATAGCGTTATTCCTATCAAACATTTTTCTGAAATGGGTGTGGAAATAGCACTTGGTACTGACTTATCAGCAGGCTACGACCCTAGCATTTACTCTGCTATTCGTCAGGCGGTTATTTCTTCACGAATGCTAGAAGATGGGGTCGATACGTCTAAACAAGCAAGTGAACGCGGTCGAGCTAATTCCCGCATTACGGTGAATGAAGCATTTTATTTTGCGACAGCGGGTGGTGGAGAAAGCATTAGTCTGCCAGTTGGTCGATTAGCGGAAACTTATGCTTTTGATGCACAGATTATTGATACGCAAATTACTGACGCATCTATGCCCATTTTTGATGGCTTTAATTCACTTGAAGATATTTTCCAAAAAATATTATATATGACACAGCGTCATAATATCGTTGCAGTTTTTGTACAAGGCGAGCAACTTAAATAA
- a CDS encoding flavin monoamine oxidase family protein — protein MEKPIIIVGAGLSGLRAASLLEEQGISYKVVEARDRIGGRVLSESVPNQENLGRYDLGPTWFWPQYEPMIASFVKDLNLETFVQQNDGDLLVERFQRKPPERCAMQENVHERGVRIKGGMQSLIDAVALKIPSSMIKLKTRIKKIYLDQAGEIVVEVVKEEGETEQLCAAQVILALPPRLIAKHIEFSPALPEDLMIDISEKPTWMGSQAKAVAVYDRPFWRESGLSGLVLSSAGPLQEIYDASPQEGAGALFGFFGINSEVRQQMGQEKITELVTNQLIKLFGSGAEKPQAILYKDWSSDAETAVNEDSSPFKNYGSYGQPPTSGIWHEKLLFAGTETNAQFSGHLEGALHSAETVVEKIISLRK, from the coding sequence ATGGAGAAACCAATTATTATTGTAGGTGCGGGTTTGAGCGGATTACGCGCTGCCTCATTGCTTGAAGAACAAGGCATTTCATATAAAGTAGTCGAAGCAAGAGATAGAATAGGTGGTAGGGTATTAAGTGAGTCTGTTCCTAACCAAGAGAATTTAGGGAGATATGATCTTGGACCAACTTGGTTTTGGCCACAATATGAGCCGATGATAGCAAGCTTTGTTAAGGATCTAAATTTGGAAACGTTTGTTCAACAAAATGATGGAGATTTACTTGTTGAACGATTTCAACGAAAACCACCTGAACGCTGTGCAATGCAAGAAAACGTTCATGAAAGAGGCGTACGGATCAAGGGAGGGATGCAATCATTAATTGATGCAGTGGCCTTAAAAATCCCTTCCTCTATGATTAAACTAAAAACACGCATTAAAAAAATCTATTTAGACCAAGCAGGTGAGATAGTTGTTGAAGTAGTAAAAGAAGAGGGAGAGACAGAACAACTTTGTGCTGCTCAAGTCATTTTGGCATTGCCGCCCCGACTTATAGCTAAGCATATAGAATTTTCTCCAGCTTTACCTGAAGATCTCATGATAGATATTTCAGAAAAACCAACCTGGATGGGTTCACAAGCTAAAGCAGTTGCAGTCTACGATCGACCATTTTGGAGAGAGTCCGGACTATCTGGTCTTGTGCTAAGCTCAGCAGGTCCTTTGCAAGAAATCTACGATGCTTCACCTCAAGAAGGCGCAGGAGCGTTATTCGGCTTTTTTGGGATAAATTCAGAAGTACGTCAACAAATGGGGCAAGAAAAAATCACTGAATTGGTTACCAATCAATTGATCAAGCTTTTTGGTAGCGGAGCTGAAAAGCCGCAAGCTATTCTGTATAAAGACTGGTCAAGCGATGCAGAAACTGCAGTGAACGAAGACTCGAGTCCGTTTAAAAATTACGGAAGCTACGGTCAACCGCCGACTTCTGGCATATGGCATGAAAAGTTACTATTCGCCGGAACAGAAACAAACGCACAATTTAGTGGCCATCTTGAAGGCGCACTACATTCTGCTGAAACGGTGGTAGAGAAAATCATTTCTTTACGAAAGTAG